The Curtobacterium herbarum genome contains the following window.
CGGCGCTCGGCCAGCTCGGCGACCCGTTCGAGCAGCTCGCCCTCGCGCTCGAGACTGGCCAGCGCCGCCGCCTGCCCCTGGGCCGTGACGGACAGCGGGATGGCGCACGCGCGCACGGCGTCGAGGACGTATGCCGGTCCGAGCGCGTACCCGACGCGGAGGCCGGCCAGGCCGTACGCCTTCGAGAACGTCCGGAGCACCACCAGGTTCGGGTACCGCTCGAGCAGCGCCGGCCCCCGGACCGCGTCGACGTCGGTGACGAACTCGGCGTACGCCTCGTCCAGCACCACGAGCACCGAGGACGGCACCCGTGCCATGAAGGCGGCGAACTCGGCCCCGGTGACGATCGGCCCGGTCGGGTTGTTCGGCGTGCAGACCAGCACCATCCGGGTGCGCTCGGTGACCGCGTCGGCCATCGCGTCGAGGTCGTGACCGCCGTCGGGACGGTTCGGGACCTGCACGCTCGTGGCGCCGGCGACCGTGACGACGCCCGGGTAGGCCTCGAAGGACCGCCAGGCGTAGACCACCTCGTCGCCCGGGCCGGAGGTCGCCTTCGCCAGCTCGTGCAGGATCGCGACGCTGCCCGGGGCGACATGCACCTCGTCGACGGTCGTGCCGAACCGGTCCGCGAGCACCGCACGGACCGCGAGCGCGGTGGCGTCGGGGTAGCGGTTGAAGGCCGTCTGCGCCTGGACCGCCTCGACGACACCGGCGAGCGGCGGGAAGGGGTTCTCGTTGCTCGAGAGCTTCAGGGCGTCCGGAGCGGCCTGGCGTCCCTGCCGGTAGGGCGGCAGGACGGCGATCTCGGGACGGATGTGCACGGGCTGGTCGGTCACCGACTCAGCGTACCGGCGGCCCGTTCGCGGGGAGGGCGGGCATCATGGGGCCATGCGGTTCCTCGTCCGACTCATCGTCAACGCCGTCGCCCTCTGGCTGACCACGCTCCTGGTGACCGGTGTCACCGTCGACTCCTTCGGGGACGGTGGTCCGGTCGAGACCGTCCTGACCTACCTGCTCGTGGCGCTCGTCTTCGGCATCGTCAACGCCGTGATCGGCACCCTGATCCGGATCGTGGCGTTCCCCGTCTACATCCTGACGCTCGGGCTGATCTCGTTCGTCGTGAACGGGATCCTGCTGCTCATCGTCGCCGGGATCTCGACCGGGCTGGGCTTCGGCCTGGTGGTGGAGTCGTTCGGCTGGGGCATCGTCGGCGCCTTCGTGCTGGCGGTCTTCGCCTGGCTCGTCGGCCTGGTCGCCCGTCCGGTCCTGGGCGGCCGCGGTCGCGCCTGAGCGCCGGGCATCGCGTCCGGCTCGCCGCTGGGCCATGATGTCCCCATGACCATGGACGCCGGCGCCCCGTCGCCCTTCCGTGTCTCCTTCGTCTGCAGCGGCAACATCTGCCGGTCCCCGATGGCCGAGATCGTCTTCGCGCAGATCGCCGCCGACGCCGGCCTGGCGGACCGGTTCGTGGTCGAGTCCGCAGGCACCGGGGACTGGCACGTCGGTGAACCCGCCGACGAGCGCACGATCGCAGCCCTGGCGGCACGCGGATACGATGGCAGCAGGCATCGCGCCCGTCAGTTCGACCCGGACCGGTTCCCGGACCTCGACCTGGTGGTCGCACTCGACCGCTCCCACGAACGCATCCTGCGCTCGTGGGCCCCGACCATGGACGACGCCGCGAAGGTGACGCTCCTGTTGCGGTACGACGACGCCTGGCCTCAGCAGGCCGACGTGCCGGACCCGTACTACGCGGACCGGCACGAGTTCGACCGGGTCCTCAGCACGGTCGAACGGGCCTGCCGGGCACTCTTCCACCAGCTCGAGCCGGCAGTCCGCCAGGGAGCCCCATGACCCCCCTTCCCCCGCAGCCGATCAGCCCGCTCGACGGGCGCTACTACCCGATCGTGCACACGGTGGGCGAGCACCTGTCCGAGGCCGGGCTCAACCGTGCCCGGATCCGGGTCGAGGTCGAGTGGCTCGTCTTCCTCACCGACCACGCGATGTTCACCACCTC
Protein-coding sequences here:
- a CDS encoding histidinol-phosphate transaminase, with the translated sequence MTDQPVHIRPEIAVLPPYRQGRQAAPDALKLSSNENPFPPLAGVVEAVQAQTAFNRYPDATALAVRAVLADRFGTTVDEVHVAPGSVAILHELAKATSGPGDEVVYAWRSFEAYPGVVTVAGATSVQVPNRPDGGHDLDAMADAVTERTRMVLVCTPNNPTGPIVTGAEFAAFMARVPSSVLVVLDEAYAEFVTDVDAVRGPALLERYPNLVVLRTFSKAYGLAGLRVGYALGPAYVLDAVRACAIPLSVTAQGQAAALASLEREGELLERVAELAERRDRIRAGLLDQGWAVPEAQGNFVWLPTGEHTAFAAEAFEHAGLIVRAFAPEGIRISIGEPEAVAKLLETAAAVVERLTTTAPERPVR
- a CDS encoding phage holin family protein — protein: MRFLVRLIVNAVALWLTTLLVTGVTVDSFGDGGPVETVLTYLLVALVFGIVNAVIGTLIRIVAFPVYILTLGLISFVVNGILLLIVAGISTGLGFGLVVESFGWGIVGAFVLAVFAWLVGLVARPVLGGRGRA
- a CDS encoding low molecular weight protein-tyrosine-phosphatase — translated: MDAGAPSPFRVSFVCSGNICRSPMAEIVFAQIAADAGLADRFVVESAGTGDWHVGEPADERTIAALAARGYDGSRHRARQFDPDRFPDLDLVVALDRSHERILRSWAPTMDDAAKVTLLLRYDDAWPQQADVPDPYYADRHEFDRVLSTVERACRALFHQLEPAVRQGAP